In Pseudomonas sp. DNDY-54, a genomic segment contains:
- a CDS encoding methyl-accepting chemotaxis protein: MPSLNRLSIQWKLTLLAGLCLLLIVGLLVSASLYQSHQTVALVNASSSAMLEESARNNLQARGLSQALRIERQFNDAYQYGLGFARQVLSLREQSIERMSNAFELREDLHHQIQTALRANPSLIGLYVVFETDALDDKDGMFIGNPEMGGNDTGRFSLYWSQRTPGELSAETMAESEIADTTPGISGAPYNAWYSCPRDSARVCLLDPYFDEVEGKPLLMTSVAFPLIDNGKVIGVVGVDISLASLQQLSEQAHQELYQGEGQLSVISPAKLLGGHSRDAGLLGKPLSAAFGDESETIARAVDAGRLAMLEDGDMLRVLQPVQPIPELAPWGVLLEVPRQVLLSPALRLEQTLQQESRQDSIIALAIGLGAGLVGLVLMWLTARGVTRPIKGVAAMLKDIASGEGDLTRRLEYSRDDELGALAGWFNRFLDKLQPTIADVKRSVQDARSSADQSAAIASQTSAGMQQQFREVDQVATASQEMSATAQDVARNAAQAAEAARDADQATHEGLSVIDNTTHSIGSLADELNRAMTQVESLAASSEQIGSVLEVIRAIAEQTNLLALNAAIEAARAGEAGRGFAVVADEVRSLARRTQESIEEIRQVIERLQSGTRDVVTAMQGSRSQAQGSVDQVGNAVAALRKIGDAVAVISDMNLQIASAAEEQSAVAEEINRNVAGIRDVTESLSGQADESARVSQALNQLANHQQSLMGYFRV, translated from the coding sequence ATGCCCTCCCTGAACCGCCTGTCTATCCAGTGGAAGCTCACCCTGCTGGCAGGCTTATGCCTGCTGCTGATCGTCGGTTTGCTGGTCAGCGCATCGCTTTATCAGTCGCATCAGACTGTCGCGCTGGTCAACGCCTCGAGCAGCGCAATGCTCGAGGAGTCGGCACGCAATAACCTGCAAGCACGTGGATTGTCCCAGGCTCTGCGCATCGAGCGGCAATTCAACGACGCCTATCAGTATGGTCTGGGGTTTGCGAGGCAAGTGCTGTCGTTGCGCGAGCAGTCCATAGAACGGATGTCCAATGCGTTCGAACTCCGCGAAGACCTTCACCATCAAATTCAAACGGCGTTGCGGGCCAATCCGTCTCTCATCGGGCTCTACGTGGTGTTCGAGACGGATGCGCTGGATGACAAGGACGGCATGTTCATCGGTAACCCGGAGATGGGGGGAAATGACACCGGGCGTTTCTCGCTGTATTGGTCACAACGCACACCCGGCGAGCTCAGCGCTGAAACCATGGCCGAGTCGGAGATAGCGGATACCACGCCCGGTATCAGTGGCGCGCCCTATAACGCCTGGTACAGCTGCCCGCGCGACAGCGCGCGGGTCTGTCTTCTGGATCCCTATTTCGACGAGGTCGAGGGCAAGCCGCTGCTCATGACGAGTGTCGCGTTTCCGCTTATCGACAACGGCAAGGTCATCGGTGTCGTGGGCGTGGACATCAGTCTTGCCTCGCTTCAGCAACTGAGCGAACAGGCCCATCAGGAACTTTACCAAGGCGAAGGCCAGCTAAGCGTCATCAGCCCAGCGAAGCTTTTAGGTGGGCACAGTCGTGATGCCGGACTGCTGGGCAAGCCGCTCAGCGCCGCCTTTGGCGATGAAAGCGAGACCATCGCTCGCGCGGTAGATGCCGGCCGGCTCGCCATGCTTGAAGACGGCGACATGCTGAGAGTTTTACAGCCTGTACAGCCGATCCCTGAGCTGGCGCCCTGGGGTGTGCTGCTGGAAGTACCGCGCCAAGTGCTCCTAAGTCCGGCGTTGCGCCTCGAACAGACACTGCAACAGGAGAGCCGACAGGACAGCATCATTGCGCTGGCCATCGGGCTTGGCGCGGGTTTGGTGGGTCTTGTGCTGATGTGGCTGACCGCGCGTGGCGTCACCCGGCCAATCAAAGGGGTGGCGGCGATGCTTAAAGACATCGCGAGTGGAGAAGGCGATCTCACGCGCCGGTTGGAATACAGCCGTGATGATGAGCTCGGGGCGCTGGCGGGATGGTTCAACCGCTTCCTCGATAAGCTGCAGCCGACCATTGCAGATGTGAAGCGCTCGGTGCAGGACGCGCGCAGCAGTGCTGACCAGTCGGCTGCTATCGCCAGCCAGACCAGCGCCGGCATGCAGCAGCAATTCCGCGAGGTCGATCAGGTGGCGACCGCGTCGCAGGAAATGAGCGCTACTGCACAAGACGTCGCGCGCAACGCCGCGCAAGCCGCTGAAGCGGCACGGGACGCGGACCAGGCCACCCACGAGGGGCTTAGCGTGATCGACAACACCACGCACAGCATCGGCAGTCTGGCGGATGAACTCAACCGTGCCATGACTCAAGTGGAGAGTCTGGCAGCCAGCAGCGAGCAGATTGGATCGGTACTGGAGGTGATCCGCGCGATTGCCGAACAGACTAATCTGCTGGCCCTTAACGCGGCGATCGAGGCGGCACGGGCTGGCGAAGCCGGGCGTGGATTCGCCGTCGTGGCTGATGAAGTGCGCAGCCTGGCCCGGCGCACCCAGGAGTCCATTGAAGAGATCCGCCAGGTTATCGAGCGCCTGCAGAGCGGTACCCGCGATGTGGTAACAGCCATGCAGGGCAGCCGTAGTCAGGCTCAGGGCAGCGTCGACCAGGTGGGCAATGCTGTCGCGGCGTTGCGTAAGATTGGGGATGCGGTGGCGGTGATTTCCGACATGAACCTGCAAATCGCCAGCGCCGCTGAGGAGCAGAGCGCGGTCGCTGAGGAAATCAACCGTAATGTGGCGGGGATACGGGACGTTACTGAATCGCTTTCCGGACAGGCGGATGAATCTGCGCGGGTCAGCCAGGCGCTGAACCAGCTGGCGAACCATCAGCAGAGTCTCATGGGCTATTTCCGCGTTTGA
- a CDS encoding biliverdin-producing heme oxygenase: protein MESLRSRLRAATAPHHQRVDAAFSAFPLEQIDGYRDFLRAHAQVVDPLEVALEASRIETMVGDWPQRQRRHALSADLAELEGRPPVTESISYPLRPGWCLGAAYVIEGSRLGGRVLAKRVASSNPNAPLRYLAGHGTTPSWAAFLEQLERHGKTHPWEDVRAGAMDTFERFLAAAKTQRP from the coding sequence ATGGAGTCGCTCCGTTCTCGCCTGCGAGCGGCTACCGCACCGCACCATCAGCGCGTCGATGCCGCCTTTTCTGCGTTCCCGCTGGAGCAAATCGACGGCTACCGTGACTTTCTTCGAGCACATGCCCAGGTCGTTGACCCGCTGGAAGTCGCGCTCGAAGCATCCAGAATCGAAACCATGGTCGGCGATTGGCCGCAGCGTCAACGACGCCACGCGCTGTCTGCGGATCTGGCGGAGCTGGAAGGCCGGCCACCGGTAACGGAATCAATCTCCTATCCACTTCGGCCTGGCTGGTGTTTGGGCGCGGCCTACGTCATTGAAGGGTCACGGTTAGGCGGGCGCGTGCTGGCTAAACGCGTCGCCAGCAGCAACCCCAACGCGCCGTTGCGCTATCTGGCTGGCCACGGCACGACGCCGTCATGGGCGGCTTTCCTCGAGCAGCTCGAGCGGCACGGTAAAACCCACCCGTGGGAGGATGTGCGGGCCGGCGCGATGGATACCTTCGAACGCTTCCTCGCTGCCGCAAAAACCCAACGTCCATAA
- a CDS encoding F0F1 ATP synthase subunit epsilon has product MAMTVHCDIVSAEEELFSGLVEMVVAHGHLGDLGILPGHAPLLTDLKPGPVRVIKQGGGEEIFYISGGFIEVQPNMVKVLADTATRAKDLDEAAAKAAVTAAEKALHEKGAEFDYGSAAARLAEAAAQLRTIEAMRKKYGRG; this is encoded by the coding sequence ATGGCTATGACAGTCCACTGTGACATCGTCAGTGCGGAAGAAGAGCTGTTCTCGGGGCTGGTGGAGATGGTTGTCGCTCATGGTCACCTGGGTGACCTGGGTATTCTGCCGGGCCACGCCCCACTGCTGACCGATCTCAAGCCCGGTCCGGTGCGAGTGATCAAGCAGGGTGGCGGCGAAGAAATCTTCTACATTTCAGGCGGCTTCATTGAAGTCCAGCCGAATATGGTGAAGGTGCTTGCAGACACCGCTACGCGCGCCAAGGACCTGGACGAAGCGGCGGCGAAAGCTGCCGTGACAGCCGCCGAGAAGGCGCTGCATGAGAAAGGCGCAGAGTTCGATTATGGCTCTGCTGCTGCTCGTCTGGCCGAGGCTGCCGCTCAGCTTCGGACCATCGAGGCGATGCGTAAGAAGTACGGCCGCGGTTGA
- a CDS encoding DeoR/GlpR family DNA-binding transcription regulator, whose translation MSKRNTPQRRHAILALLNAQGEVSVDELSKRFETSEVTIRKDLAALEKNGLLLRRYGGAVPLPQELIGDSAQPVSPWKQAIARAAVSCIREHARIIIDSGTTTAAMIPELGHKHGLLVMTNSLGVVNALRELEHEPTLLMTGGTWDPHSESFQGQVAEQVLRSYDFDQLFIGADGIDLQRGTTTFNELLGLSRVMAEVAREVIVLAESDKIGRRIPNLELPWADIHTLITDDRLTAEARSSIQARGVKLICAAVETHLET comes from the coding sequence ATGTCGAAACGCAACACACCGCAACGACGCCACGCCATTCTCGCCTTGCTCAATGCGCAAGGCGAAGTGAGCGTCGATGAGCTGTCCAAGCGTTTCGAGACGTCCGAGGTCACCATACGCAAGGACCTCGCCGCGCTGGAAAAAAACGGTCTTCTGTTGCGCCGTTACGGTGGTGCGGTGCCCTTGCCGCAGGAGCTGATTGGCGACAGCGCCCAGCCGGTCTCGCCCTGGAAGCAAGCCATCGCTCGAGCGGCCGTTAGCTGCATCCGCGAGCACGCCCGCATCATCATCGACAGCGGCACAACCACGGCCGCGATGATTCCCGAACTGGGCCACAAGCACGGCCTGTTGGTCATGACTAATTCGCTGGGTGTGGTTAACGCCCTGCGCGAGCTGGAACACGAACCCACACTACTGATGACCGGCGGCACCTGGGACCCGCATTCTGAGTCCTTCCAAGGGCAGGTGGCCGAACAGGTGCTGCGTTCCTACGATTTCGATCAGCTGTTCATCGGCGCCGACGGCATCGACCTGCAGCGTGGCACCACGACGTTCAATGAATTGCTCGGCCTGTCGCGCGTCATGGCCGAAGTGGCGCGCGAGGTCATCGTGCTCGCCGAGTCCGACAAGATTGGCCGGCGCATACCCAATCTGGAATTGCCCTGGGCCGACATTCATACCCTTATAACGGACGATCGCCTCACCGCCGAGGCGCGTTCAAGCATTCAGGCCCGCGGCGTCAAGCTGATCTGCGCGGCCGTCGAAACCCATCTGGAGACCTGA
- the glmU gene encoding bifunctional UDP-N-acetylglucosamine diphosphorylase/glucosamine-1-phosphate N-acetyltransferase GlmU produces MSLDVVILAAGQGTRMRSALPKVLHPVAGQSMLGHVIDTARGLKPKAIHVVIGHGAEQVRERLAADDLNFVVQAEQLGTGHAVAQALPALTAERVLILYGDVPLIGAATLERLLQKVGPQQLALLTVKLADPTGYGRIVRDGQGAVQAIVEHKDATPEQKLIAEGNTGILAVPGERLGDWLGRLSNSNAQGEYYLTDVIAMAVCDGLVVSTEQPLDAMEVQGANDRIQLAELERHFQQRAARRLMSQGVTLRDPARFDLRGEVTVGRDVLIDVNVILEGNVVIEDGVEIGPNCVIRDSTLRRGAVVKANSHLEGAELGEGADCGPFARLRPGAVLGAKAHVGNFVEVKNSHMGEGAKAGHLAYLGDAEIGARTNIGAGTITCNYDGANKFRTVMGEDVFIGSNSSLVAPVTLGDGATTGAGSVITADVPAGTLALGRARQALISGWKRPEKSRK; encoded by the coding sequence ATGTCTCTCGATGTCGTCATTCTCGCTGCTGGCCAGGGCACGCGCATGCGTTCTGCTCTGCCCAAGGTACTTCACCCGGTCGCCGGACAGTCCATGCTGGGGCACGTCATCGATACCGCTCGAGGACTCAAGCCGAAAGCCATACACGTGGTGATTGGCCATGGTGCCGAGCAGGTTCGTGAACGGTTGGCTGCGGACGATCTGAATTTCGTTGTGCAGGCCGAGCAGTTGGGGACCGGACATGCCGTGGCCCAGGCGCTGCCGGCTCTCACGGCCGAGCGGGTGCTAATTCTTTACGGTGATGTGCCGCTGATCGGGGCCGCAACGCTCGAGCGCCTCCTGCAAAAAGTCGGTCCGCAACAGCTTGCGCTACTCACGGTGAAGCTGGCTGATCCAACCGGTTACGGTCGAATCGTCCGCGATGGGCAGGGTGCGGTTCAGGCGATTGTTGAGCACAAAGATGCCACGCCTGAGCAAAAGCTGATTGCCGAAGGTAATACGGGAATTCTTGCGGTGCCGGGCGAGCGTTTGGGCGATTGGTTGGGGCGGCTGTCCAATAGCAACGCGCAGGGCGAGTACTACCTGACTGATGTGATTGCCATGGCGGTCTGTGATGGCTTGGTCGTGTCGACCGAGCAACCGCTGGATGCCATGGAGGTGCAAGGTGCGAATGATCGCATTCAACTGGCTGAGCTTGAGCGCCATTTTCAGCAGCGGGCCGCACGCCGCTTGATGAGCCAAGGGGTGACGCTGCGTGATCCGGCGCGTTTCGATCTGCGTGGTGAGGTCACCGTTGGGCGTGACGTGCTAATCGATGTGAACGTGATTCTCGAAGGCAACGTCGTCATCGAGGACGGCGTTGAGATTGGGCCGAACTGCGTTATCCGAGACAGCACACTGCGCCGCGGGGCCGTGGTCAAGGCCAACAGCCATCTGGAAGGCGCCGAATTGGGCGAGGGTGCAGACTGCGGACCGTTCGCACGCCTGCGTCCCGGTGCGGTACTGGGCGCGAAGGCGCACGTCGGAAATTTCGTCGAGGTGAAAAACTCACACATGGGTGAGGGCGCCAAGGCTGGACATCTGGCTTATCTGGGCGATGCGGAAATCGGCGCGCGAACCAATATCGGCGCCGGCACCATCACCTGCAACTATGACGGCGCCAACAAGTTCCGCACGGTCATGGGCGAAGACGTCTTTATCGGCTCGAACAGTTCGCTGGTGGCCCCGGTGACGCTGGGTGATGGAGCGACAACAGGGGCGGGCTCAGTTATCACGGCTGATGTACCAGCCGGCACGCTAGCGCTAGGACGTGCTCGCCAGGCACTGATAAGTGGCTGGAAGCGACCAGAAAAATCCCGCAAGTAA
- the glmS gene encoding glutamine--fructose-6-phosphate transaminase (isomerizing), with protein MCGIVGAVAERNITPILLEGLKRLEYRGYDSAGIAVLDGHGALNRLRRSGKVAELEQAQQQEQLNGRLGIAHTRWATHGAPCERNAHPHFSGEDLAVVHNGIIENHEALRHELKGLGYVFVSDTDTEVIVHLLRHKLDELGDLTVALKAAVKELHGAYGLAVVSAKQPDRLLAARSGSPLVIGLGMGENFLASDQLALRQVTDRFMYLEEGDIAEIRRESVQIWDVNGQPVERESVQYHEGAEAADKGEYRHFMLKEIHEQPKVVQRTLEGRLGEHQVLVQAFGPQAAELFAEVRNVQIVACGTSYHAGMVARYWLEELAGIPCQVEVASEFRYRKVVVQPNTLFVTISQSGETADSLAALRNAKARTDEEGRYLASLAICNVGISSLVRESDLTLLTQAGPEIGVASTKAFTTQLVGLLLLTLSLGQVRGTLAPALEAELIDELRRLPTRLGEALAMDTTVEKISEHFAEKHHTLFLGRGAQYPVAMEGALKLKEISYIHAEAYPAGELKHGPLALVDADMPVVTVAPNNELLEKLKSNLQEVRARGGELIVFADREAGIENGEGTFIVSMPHIHDVLAPILYTLPLQLLSYYVAVLRGTDVDQPRNLAKSVTVE; from the coding sequence ATGTGTGGCATTGTTGGCGCCGTCGCTGAACGTAACATCACTCCAATCCTGCTTGAAGGCCTCAAGCGCCTCGAATACCGCGGCTACGACAGCGCCGGCATTGCGGTGCTGGATGGCCATGGCGCGCTCAATCGTTTGCGCCGTTCTGGCAAGGTTGCCGAGCTGGAACAGGCGCAACAGCAGGAACAGCTCAACGGGCGCCTGGGCATCGCTCACACCCGCTGGGCCACCCACGGGGCTCCCTGCGAGCGCAACGCACACCCGCATTTTTCCGGTGAAGATCTGGCCGTTGTGCATAACGGCATCATCGAGAACCACGAAGCCTTGCGCCATGAATTGAAGGGCCTGGGCTACGTTTTCGTCTCCGACACCGACACTGAGGTCATCGTCCACCTGCTGCGACACAAGCTCGACGAGCTCGGCGATCTAACTGTCGCGCTCAAGGCGGCGGTCAAGGAGCTGCATGGCGCTTACGGTCTGGCAGTGGTCAGCGCCAAGCAACCGGATCGCCTGCTCGCCGCGCGCAGCGGCAGCCCGCTGGTTATTGGTCTCGGAATGGGCGAGAACTTTCTCGCGTCCGATCAGCTGGCATTGCGCCAGGTGACCGACCGTTTCATGTACCTGGAAGAAGGTGACATCGCCGAGATCCGCCGCGAGAGCGTCCAGATCTGGGATGTGAATGGTCAGCCGGTGGAGCGCGAAAGCGTGCAGTACCACGAGGGCGCCGAAGCCGCTGACAAGGGCGAGTATCGCCACTTCATGCTCAAGGAAATTCACGAGCAGCCCAAGGTTGTGCAGCGCACCCTTGAAGGCCGCCTCGGAGAGCATCAGGTGCTGGTGCAGGCGTTCGGGCCGCAGGCTGCCGAGTTGTTTGCCGAGGTGCGTAACGTGCAGATCGTCGCCTGCGGTACCAGCTACCACGCCGGCATGGTGGCCCGTTACTGGCTGGAAGAACTGGCTGGCATCCCTTGCCAGGTCGAGGTCGCCAGTGAGTTCCGCTACCGCAAGGTGGTGGTGCAGCCCAACACCCTGTTCGTGACCATCTCTCAGTCCGGCGAGACCGCCGATTCGCTCGCGGCGCTGCGAAACGCCAAGGCGCGTACGGACGAGGAGGGGCGCTATCTCGCCAGCCTGGCGATCTGCAACGTTGGGATCAGCTCGCTGGTGCGCGAGTCCGATCTGACGCTGCTGACACAGGCCGGGCCCGAAATCGGGGTGGCTTCGACCAAGGCCTTTACCACGCAGCTGGTCGGCCTTCTGCTGCTGACGCTGTCGTTAGGGCAAGTGCGCGGCACCTTGGCCCCGGCACTGGAAGCGGAGTTGATCGACGAGCTGCGCCGACTGCCGACCCGTTTGGGCGAGGCCCTGGCAATGGATACCACGGTCGAGAAAATCTCCGAGCACTTCGCCGAGAAACATCACACGCTGTTTCTGGGCCGTGGCGCGCAGTATCCGGTGGCGATGGAAGGCGCGCTCAAGCTAAAAGAGATTTCCTACATCCATGCCGAGGCGTATCCAGCCGGTGAGCTCAAGCATGGCCCGTTGGCGCTGGTTGATGCGGACATGCCGGTGGTGACGGTGGCGCCTAACAACGAGCTGCTGGAAAAGCTCAAGTCCAACCTGCAGGAGGTCCGTGCTCGGGGCGGCGAGTTGATTGTATTCGCCGACCGAGAAGCCGGCATCGAAAACGGCGAGGGCACCTTCATCGTGAGCATGCCGCACATTCACGATGTGCTGGCCCCGATCCTCTATACCCTGCCGTTGCAGCTGCTCTCCTACTACGTCGCGGTGCTGCGCGGAACCGATGTCGATCAGCCCCGCAACTTGGCCAAGAGTGTGACGGTGGAATAA
- a CDS encoding hybrid sensor histidine kinase/response regulator, with the protein MPPKTTISVLFVEDSPHDAELALLTLERCGYTIDTEIVFDRAGVVEALQRRRFDLILSDYILPGYSGSQALQEARQLAPDTPFIFLSGVFGEEHAVNMMRSGAIDYVLKQNLGFLPKAVERALSEVQERRGRLRAEEALREVEVRARLAIDAAGLGMWDYEPESGTMILDRRCRAMFGLADDVPVNIREFEALCHPDDLQRIREEIWATLSYADDKEFTVDYRILLDDGQVRWVEVRGQGFFEDGTGKRFIGVVMDVTEQKQATEALKRMNETLGERVEARTRERDRTWELSRDLLVVMRFDTTVVALNPVWETTLGWPRKQLVDQPLWSLVHPDDLSATLEETARIRQGDVTDRFINRMQHSDGGYRWFSWTAAPEGDRMYAAGRDITSEIAAVDRLAAANRELTEQIKERERIEATLQQMQRLEAVGQLTAGVAHDFNNLLTVILTSASFLKNDLERGAPIAKSLSRLQYIQESGERGATLTSQLLAFARRQQLAPKAVDLNDTLVGLLSLLHSTLGGAVTIETDTRAGLWHALVDPTQIEMIILNLAINARDAMGSSGTLTLSTANAVVNTPPLRAEEPVPGEYVVLSVTDTGTGMSDEVLQKAFEPFFTTKEVGKGSGLGLAQVFGFAKQSGGGARIETNLGVGTTVKVYLPRVMAPELPTGTPEPDHSTPIGDASHTVLLVDDDNSVREVTAQMLGNLGYLVIQADSGQAALDLLQDGASVDLLLADFAMPGMNGGELARAVLSRYPKLPVVFVTGYAELGELGMGTSTIIQKPFREEHLAAKLNMALKESVPA; encoded by the coding sequence ATGCCGCCGAAAACTACTATCAGCGTCCTGTTCGTCGAAGACAGCCCGCACGATGCCGAACTGGCATTGCTGACCCTCGAGCGGTGTGGTTACACCATCGACACGGAGATCGTCTTCGACCGCGCAGGCGTCGTCGAAGCCTTGCAGCGTCGGCGCTTCGACCTGATTCTTTCGGATTACATCCTGCCAGGCTATTCCGGTAGCCAGGCGTTGCAGGAAGCCAGACAGCTGGCCCCTGACACACCCTTCATCTTCCTATCCGGCGTATTCGGAGAGGAACATGCCGTCAACATGATGCGCTCCGGCGCCATCGACTATGTGCTCAAGCAAAACCTCGGATTCCTGCCCAAGGCCGTCGAGCGTGCCCTCAGCGAAGTCCAGGAGCGCCGAGGCCGCCTGCGCGCCGAAGAAGCCCTGCGGGAAGTGGAGGTGCGCGCTCGTCTGGCGATCGATGCTGCCGGCCTGGGCATGTGGGATTACGAGCCGGAGAGCGGCACGATGATCCTTGATCGACGCTGCCGCGCAATGTTCGGTCTGGCAGACGATGTGCCCGTCAATATTCGTGAGTTCGAAGCGCTCTGCCATCCGGACGATTTGCAGCGCATCCGCGAAGAGATTTGGGCCACCCTCTCCTACGCCGACGACAAGGAGTTCACTGTCGATTACCGGATTCTGCTCGACGACGGGCAGGTGCGTTGGGTGGAAGTCCGTGGCCAAGGCTTCTTCGAAGACGGAACAGGCAAACGTTTCATTGGCGTGGTGATGGATGTCACCGAACAAAAGCAGGCCACCGAGGCGCTCAAGCGGATGAATGAGACGCTTGGCGAGCGCGTCGAGGCGCGTACCCGCGAGCGCGACCGCACGTGGGAATTGTCGCGCGACCTGCTCGTGGTGATGCGCTTCGATACGACGGTCGTCGCCCTCAACCCCGTCTGGGAAACCACCCTCGGCTGGCCCCGTAAACAGCTGGTGGATCAACCTCTGTGGTCCTTGGTGCATCCCGATGACCTCAGTGCAACGCTCGAGGAAACCGCTCGCATCCGCCAGGGCGATGTGACCGATCGCTTCATCAACCGCATGCAGCACAGCGACGGTGGTTATCGCTGGTTCTCCTGGACGGCCGCGCCTGAAGGCGATCGGATGTATGCCGCCGGGCGAGACATCACCAGTGAAATCGCAGCGGTCGACCGGCTCGCCGCCGCGAACCGCGAGCTGACCGAGCAGATCAAAGAACGCGAGCGCATTGAAGCCACTCTGCAGCAGATGCAGCGTCTCGAAGCCGTCGGCCAGCTCACCGCCGGGGTTGCCCACGACTTCAACAACCTACTGACCGTCATACTCACCAGCGCCAGCTTCCTCAAGAACGACCTTGAGCGAGGCGCACCGATTGCCAAGTCACTGAGCCGCCTGCAATACATCCAGGAATCCGGCGAGCGTGGCGCAACCCTGACCAGCCAATTGCTGGCCTTCGCCCGTCGCCAACAACTGGCGCCTAAAGCGGTAGATCTCAACGACACACTGGTGGGTCTGCTCAGCCTCTTGCACAGCACGCTCGGCGGCGCCGTCACCATCGAAACCGATACCCGCGCCGGGCTCTGGCATGCGTTGGTCGACCCAACCCAGATCGAGATGATCATCCTCAACCTGGCGATCAATGCCCGCGATGCCATGGGCTCCAGCGGTACGCTGACCCTCAGTACGGCCAATGCAGTAGTCAACACCCCCCCTCTGCGCGCCGAAGAGCCCGTTCCCGGCGAGTACGTGGTCCTGTCCGTCACCGACACGGGCACAGGCATGAGCGATGAGGTTCTGCAGAAGGCATTCGAACCTTTCTTCACCACAAAAGAGGTGGGCAAAGGTTCGGGACTCGGATTGGCACAGGTGTTTGGCTTCGCCAAGCAGTCGGGTGGCGGCGCACGAATCGAAACCAACCTGGGTGTCGGCACGACGGTGAAGGTCTACCTGCCCCGCGTGATGGCACCGGAACTGCCGACCGGTACGCCCGAGCCCGATCACAGCACGCCCATCGGCGACGCGTCCCACACGGTGCTACTGGTCGACGACGATAACAGCGTGCGAGAAGTAACCGCACAGATGCTAGGCAACCTCGGATACCTGGTCATCCAGGCTGACAGTGGCCAGGCGGCATTGGACCTGCTGCAAGATGGCGCAAGCGTGGACCTGCTATTGGCCGATTTCGCCATGCCGGGCATGAATGGCGGGGAACTGGCACGCGCTGTCCTGTCGCGTTATCCAAAGCTGCCTGTGGTATTCGTCACCGGTTATGCCGAGCTCGGTGAACTTGGCATGGGTACCTCGACGATTATTCAGAAACCGTTCCGCGAAGAGCATCTGGCCGCAAAGCTCAACATGGCCCTTAAAGAAAGTGTGCCGGCCTGA